The DNA segment TCTAAATACCTTCCTGCCCAAAATACCTTATAAGCAAGGCTTTTAATCAATTCTTCTCACCATAACTGTGAGTTTTTTAAGCCAACCTTTTCCTTTACTTACAAAAGTGCCTAGAATTGGGGGTGTGTCATAATAATCCCTACCTATCGCAAACTTAACATAGGGAATATTATAGAACTTTCTGGTTGTAGGATCTACAGGAATCCAACCTGAAGGTGACTTAAATTCGACCCAAGCGTGAGTACTTATAGGATTATCGTTAACTAGGCCCATAACATATCTAGCGGGTATTCCGGAAGCCCTAAGTATTCCTATGGTAACTTGAGCAAAATCCTGACAAACTCCCATTCCTATTTCAAAGCTTTCCTTTGCTGATGTATCAACGTTTGTTATTCCTTTTTTATATTTTAATCTATTTCTTACGAACTCCACAGTATTTTTAATTAAGTCGTCTAAACTTTTGGAGGATTTTAACAACTCTTTAGCTATTGGTTTAAAATATTCAACATCTATTAACCTACTAGAATTTAGGAATATCCCGTCCTCAATCTGGCAAGGTAGCACGCAATCCTCTATTTCCTTCAACTTGACATTTACAGAACTTTCACTTCTAATTACTAATGAATAATGAGGTTCTATTACCTTAATTCT comes from the Acidianus infernus genome and includes:
- a CDS encoding transglutaminase family protein; its protein translation is MDSLKFHVLYEARYEYEDVVTSNDNILKIVPYDGDNQELLEENVDTEPKGYKTRYKDMFGNIVYRIKVIEPHYSLVIRSESSVNVKLKEIEDCVLPCQIEDGIFLNSSRLIDVEYFKPIAKELLKSSKSLDDLIKNTVEFVRNRLKYKKGITNVDTSAKESFEIGMGVCQDFAQVTIGILRASGIPARYVMGLVNDNPISTHAWVEFKSPSGWIPVDPTTRKFYNIPYVKFAIGRDYYDTPPILGTFVSKGKGWLKKLTVMVRRID